A region from the Lolium perenne isolate Kyuss_39 chromosome 4, Kyuss_2.0, whole genome shotgun sequence genome encodes:
- the LOC127291870 gene encoding uncharacterized protein, which translates to MKVSKEQQQHPGPAAAAEEATMDAAVAGGAGKGDAEDPQGAPVGGTVVVGVCADAESRALLTWAFVNAVAAGDRVVAVHVVLASAAEAAAAVDFDGMLAVYEGFCNLKQINLKVKICKGSSVRKALVREASLFGASKLVLGITKKKRSIGSSLSVAKYCAKKLPTKCAVLAVNGGKIVYRREANAHSGKVSAERPGCGEDEMYCVLPFGARQGKESVLPGDEPKEGSGGDEKQPGEDVLPCDELKERGGAEAEQHDVGAKDSQTEEEQQPSIVEPPEELSTDQVHNDADPSDEKADESTMDRTDDVSDLPGEGASVLYCVLPSGNDHSVASTSSRQDTDSVELPAGGDGELYCLLPPRNGHSGRSSNDSKRSTSSLKDDNTANMSPGELFCRLSRNGRPGGSSGGSKRSVGVRGVIRAIRRSSSFSSDIQLNLENLETSADKRDGSVSASATERTSSTASTEPEDLQKGSAHNVDTFSSSPMSLRRMIEGRSDRCRLRRRIFSHQRSSSFEWAKVSMVQWAMRLPSRYNSVHPDSKSLKSDDSPRFNGDSECESTSTVDPESIFSFSLYDVAWPPSELGSLQEKYSSVCRLFSYEELKLATSNFSPDMLIGKGGTSHVYKAQLNDGTLYAAKILKPSVDALQEFITEIETVTSLQHANIVSLRGFSFDNYSLVLVYDYMHQGSLDKTLHGKCENSLSWEKRNKIAIHIAKALEFLHHGGVTQSVIHGDVKSANILLSEDFQAQLCDFGLAKKVSASTPHLTCTDITGTFGYLAPEYFSHGKVNEKIDVYAFGVVLLEIISGRKPIITGCAKGQESLVGWARPLLSSGEIKQVVDSVLGNDYDCDEMERMTLAASLCTRTSSDSRPETQMVLKLLEGDDETIHWARSQACAGSDVSDEEAVTPGSNMQSHLNLALLGVDDDDVLSQCSTEQTADTSADDYWSRSSSFD; encoded by the exons ATGAAGGTGTCCaaggagcagcagcagcacccAGGGCCGGCAGCGGCGGCAGAGGAGGCCACCATGGACGCCGCAGTGGCCGGCGGAGCGGGGAAGGGAGATGCGGAGGACCCGCAGGGGGCGCCCGTCGGCGgcacggtggtggtgggggtgtgcGCGGACGCGGAGAGCCGCGCGCTCCTCACCTGGGCCTTCGTCAATGCCGTCGCCGCCGGGGACCGCGTCGTCGCCGTCCACGTCGTGCTCGCATCCGCGGCCGAGGCCGCAGCCGCCGTCGACTTCGACGGCATGCTCGCCGTCTACGAGGGATTCTGCAACCTCAAGCAG ATCAACCTGAAGGTGAAGATTTGCAAGGGCTCGTCCGTGCGCAAGGCGCTGGTTCGCGAGGCCAGCCTGTTCGGGGCCTCCAAGCTTGTCCTGGGCATCACCAAGAAGAAGCGCTCCATTGG GTCCTCGCTGTCTGTTGCCAAGTACTGCGCCAAGAAGCTGCCCACGAAGTGCGCGGTCCTCGCCGTCAACGGTGGAAAGATCGTCTACCGGAGAGAAGCGAATGCCCACTCGGGCAAGGTGTCGGCGGAGAGGCCCGGGTGTGGTGAGGATGAGATGTACTGCGTGTTACCGTTCGGAGCACGTCAGGGTAAGGAGAGCGTGTTGCCTGGTGATGAACCCAAAGAAGGAAGCGGGGGTGATGAAAAGCAACCTGGAGAGGACGTGTTGCCTTGTGATGAACTCAAGGAACGCGGTGGGGCTGAAGCAGAACAGCATGATGTTGGCGCGAAGGATAGTCAGACGGAGGAGGAACAGCAGCCCTCGATTGTGGAACCTCCTGAAGAATTGTCGACGGATCAGGTTCACAACGATGCAGATCCTTCTGATGAAAAGgccgatgagtcgacaatggaccgGACAGATGATGTTTCCGATCTTCCAGGTGAAGGGGCCAGCGTGCTGTACTGTGTGTTGCCTTCCGGGAATGACCATTCAGTTGCAAGCACTTCAAGTCGGCAAGACACTGATTCGGTCGAGCTACCGGCTGGAGGGGACGGCGAGCTTTACTGCTTATTGCCCCCAAGAAATGGTCATTCAGGCAGGAGCAGCAATGATTCTAAGCGGTCAACTTCGAGTCTGAAAGACGACAACACTGCTAATATGTCGCCTGGTGAACTCTTCTGCCGGCTCTCAAGAAATGGACGTCCAGGTGGGAGTTCTGGGGGATCCAAGCGTTCTGTCGGTGTACGAGGTGTGATCAGGGCCATTCGGCGTAGCAGTAGTTTCTCCAGTGATATCCAATTGAACTTGGAAAACTTGGAAACATCAGCTGACAAGAGGGATGGGTCGGTTAGCGCGAGTGCCACGGAACGTACTTCTTCCACGGCATCTACAGAACCAGAGGATCTGCAAAAGGGCTCTGCACATAATGTGGATACGTTCTCTAGTTCTCCAATGTCTCTGAGAAGGATGATCGAAGGAAGGTCTGACCGATGTCGCCTGCGAAGGAGAATCTTCAGCCATCAAAGAAGCTCATCTTTTGAATGGGCCAAAGTGTCTATGGTTCAGTGGGCAATGAGGCTTCCAAGCCGTTACAATTCTGTCCACCCGGATAGCAAATCGCTGAAATCTGATGATAGTCCAAGGTTTAACGGTGATTCTGAATGTGAATCCACGTCCACGGTTGATCCAGAAtctatcttctctttctctttgtATGATGTGGCATGGCCTCCCAGTGAATTGGGATCTCTTCAAGAGAAGTATTCTTCAGTTTGTAGGCTGTTTAGCTATGAGGAACTGAAACTTGCTACATCAAACTTCTCACCAG ACATGTTGATTGGGAAGGGAGGAACTAGCCACGTTTACAAGGCACAATTAAATGATGGCACATTGTATGCTGCAAAGATTCTGAAACCTTCAGTTGACGCACTGCAGGAGTTCATTACGGAGATCGAGACTGTAACCAGCTTGCAACATGCGAATATTGTCTCACTAAGGGGATTCAGTTTTGATAACTACAGCCTTGTGTTGGTGTACGATTACATGCACCAGGGAAGCTTAGACAAAACGCTTCACG GCAAATGTGAGAACAGTCTTAGCTGGGAGAAGAGAAACAAAATAGCaattcacattgcaaaggcacttGAGTTTCTGCATCATGGAGGTGTCACCCAGTCTGTGATACATGGAGATGTTAAATCTGCCAACATCCTTCTGTCAGAGGATTTTCAGGCCCAG CTGTGTGATTTCGGGCTGGCAAAGAAAGTGTCGGCTTCAACCCCCCACCTAACGTGCACTGACATCACAGGAACTTTTGG GTACTTGGCTCCTGAGTATTTTTCACACGGGAAGGTGAACGAGAAAATCGATGTGTATGCATTTGGGGTTGTGCTGCTGGAGATCATTTCAGGAAGGAAACCCATTATAACAGGATGCGCGAAGGGCCAGGAAAGCCTGGTTGGATGG GCAAGGCCACTGCTATCAAGTGGAGAGATCAAGCAGGTGGTCGATTCAGTTCTGGGAAATGACTACGACTGTGATGAAATGGAGAGGATGACGCTCGCCGCTTCCCTGTGCACGAGGACATCCTCTGATTCTCGACCAGAAACACAGATG GTCCTGAAACTGCTTGAAGGGGACGACGAGACGATCCACTGGGCGAGATCCCAGGCCTGCGCTGGCTCTGACGTCTCGGACGAGGAGGCGGTGACCCCAGGGTCGAACATGCAGTCCCACCTGAACCTGGCACTGCTCGGCGTGGACGATGACGACGTGCTGTCGCAGTGCAGCACAGAGCAGACCGCCGACACCTCGGCGGATGATTACTGGAGCCGCTCCTCGAGCTTCGACTAG